The DNA region GCCCAGCTTCTCAAGCCGCAGCGTGTGCAGCGCCTCGTTGTTCCAGAACAGGTCGCAGCGGGGCCGGTCGCGCTCGGCGATGATCGCCTGCACCAGCCCGGTGGTCTTGGTGCTCTCGGTGTCGAAGCGGGCGTCCACCTCGATCCCGGTCTGACGCGTGAACGCCGCGAAGATGGGCTCAGAGAACTCTTGGTCGAGCGCGGCGTACACCACCACTTTCTGCGGTTGGGTGGGGGGCGTCTCGCAACCAACCAGCGGCAAGAGAGCGATCAAGGGGATCCATCGGAACATAAGTAGGGGCGAGGGGTTAGGGGTGAGCGAACGCAAACGGCCATGGGGAAAACGGCGGGAGACGGCGCCACGCTTGCGCGGTCTCGCCCGTCGCCCCTTAGTTGGACCCCGCCGCGGTCGCGTGCTAGAGTTTCTATTGCCGCCACACTCTCCGCGGATCCCGCCCCCATTATGCAACTCTACTTCCTCGGATCGGGCGGCTACCAGCCGAGCCTGCGGCGGCACACGGCGTGTCTGATGATACCCGAGATGGGGCTGGTGCTCGACGCCGGCACCGGGGCGTTCCGCATCGCGGACCTGGTGAAGACCGAAGAACTAACGGTGATCGTCAGCCACGCCCACCTCGATCACGTCGCCGGGCTCACGTTCTTGCTGGGCGCCTGCGGGCCCGACGCGGACGACCGCGTGTCGATCCACGCCCACCCAGAAGTGATCGCCGCGGTCCGCGAGCACGTGTTCGCAGAGCCCATCTTCCCGATCGTGCCGGCGTTCCGGCTGCTGGAACTCGACGGCCCGCTCAAGCTGCCGGCCGGGGGGACGCTGACGCACATCCCGCTGAGGCACCCCGGGGGCTCGATGGGGATGCGGCTCGAGTGGCCGGGGCACTCGATGGCGTACATCACAGACACCACCGCCCACGCCGGCGCCGACTACGTTGAGTTCATCCGCGGCGTCGACCTGCTGGTGCACGAGGCCTACTTCAACGAAGATGGCCGCGCGATGGCCGAGCTCACCGGCCATAGCTGCGTCGAAGACGTCGCCACGGTGGCGGCCGAAGCGGGCGTGCGGCGGATGGTGCTGGTGCACGTCGACCCCAAGGCCAACCCCGACGACCCGCTCGACCTGAGGGTGGCCCGCGAGCGGTTCCCCTCGCTGTCGGTCGGCTACGACGGCATGGTGGTGGAGTTCTGAGAATGGCGCCATTCCGTGTGAGCCGGGGCGCCCCCGGCGCAGCGGAGTGGACCAACGACTCAGACGCGCCGGGGGCGGGGACGCCCCGGCTCGCACGCGCTTAGCGCAGCTTTTGGATCTCCCGCTCCAACCGGCGCGCGTAGCTGTGATGCTCGACCTCCAGCAGGTGCCTGGGTGAGTCGAGGTACTTCACCGGCGACTTGAGGTCGTCGCGCCTGGCGTGCTTACGATCGCGGAATCGCGTCGCCGCGGGACGCTCGGCGTGCAGCCCGTGCAGGTAGCGGGCGATCAGCTCGGCCTGGCGGTCGACCAGGCCCCACTGGCCGCTGTCGGGCTGGATCAGGCCGGCGACAAACAGGTCGTCGTGCAGCGGATGGAAGACGTTCAGGTAGAGGTCGGGGCGGCCCCCTCGCCAGTTCAGTTCTTGGGCGTCCACAAACGGCGCGGTGATCTCGAAGCCGGTGGCGTAGACCACCAGGTCGAACGTCTCGCTGCGGCCGTCGGCGAAGGTGATGCGTTGGCCGTCGACTTGTTGCACGTCGGGCGCTACGGCGATGTCGCCGTGCGCCAGCGCGTACATGAGCTGCGAGTTGATCACCGGGTGCGACTCGAACAGCTTGTGGTCGGGCTTGGGGATGCCCAGCGTGCGGGGGTCGCCCATCATCAGGTAGGCGACCAGCCGGGCGAGCTGGCGGCGCACGGCCAGCGGCATCCGCCAGCGGAGCATCGCTTCGCCCACCACGTCGATCGGCACGCCGCGCCAGAACTTGGGGAGCAGGTGGTAGCCGCGGCGGAGGCTCAGCACGGTGCGTGAGGCGTGCTGGGCGCTCTCGACAGCGATGTCGCAGCCCGAGTTGCCCCCGCCCACCACCAGCACGCGTTTGCCGGCCAGCATGTCTGGCGTGCGGTAGGCGCCCGAGTGGACCCCTTCTCCGGTGAACCGGCCGGCCCAGGCCGGCAGCCGCGGCGCGTGGTTGTGGCCGTTGGCGATCACCAGCGCGGCGAAGCGTTGCTGCTGGCCGCCGGCGGGGGTCACGCCCCAACCACCGTCGGGCAACCGGCAGACGCGTTCGATCCCCGTGCCGTACGCGATGTGCTGGTGCAGCCCAAACGCATGGGCGTAGCGCTCCAGGTACTCCAGCGCCAGGGCGTGGCTGGGGTACTGGGGCCACTCGGCGGGCATCGGGAAGTCGCGGTACTGGGTGAGCCGCTTCGAGGAGATCAGGTGGGTCGAGCGGCAGACGCTGCTGGCCGGCGAGCCGTACCGCCAGTTGCCCCCCAGGGCGGGCTGTCGCTCGAAACACCGGCAGGGGATGCCGAGTTCGGCCAGCCAGCGGACGACGGCCAGGCCAGAAGAGCCGGCCCCGACGACGCAGACGCCGGTCGCGGGGCGCTGTTGGGCGTCCCCTGGCTGCTGGCTGGCTGCGTTCATCGGTGGATCGCCCGGGTTGCTGCTTGCCGCAATAAACGAGGTTGACATTTGCTCACGCCCGCCAAAGAATACCAAGTCAAGTATTTTCAGGCGTTCTCGCTTACAACGTTGATCTGGCATCTTAGGAATTGCGGGCCGCTTGCCGATGGTCTGAGAGCGCACGACGCGCCGGGGCCTTCCCTCAAAGGGATGCGTGAATATGGCCAGGAACGCCATTTCTAACGACCGGTACCGCTTGGTCGGCGCCTACGACCGGCTGCGCCGCACGCTGGTCGACCAGCACGACGACGGCCGGCTCGACCGGGCGTTGTCGTTTTGGGTGCTCCCCAGCGACCGCCGGCTGCCCATCGCTTTTCTCGACCGCACGCTCCGCGAGCTGCTCTCCCACCCGCTAGAAGAGCTGATGGCGACCCCCGGGGTCGGCCAGAAGAAGATCCTCGGCCTGTTCGACCTGCTGCGTCGGGCCGCCAAGGGGGGCTCCGGCTACGCCCCGTTCGGCCTGAAGACGCCGATCAAGGCGCTGGAGGACGAGCCCGTCGTGGGGGCGGGTTTCGACGCCGCAACCGTCTCCGAGGCGGTCTGGAGCACGTGGTGCGACACGGTGCGCCGCACCTGCCTACGCGACGAGCCGCTGGGCCGCGTCGCCCCGTCGCTGCAAGCGCTGCCGACGGTGATCTGGCACACGCCGCTCTCTACCTACTCCGACCGCACCCTGGCCCAGATCCGCCGGCTGCGGACGCACGGCGAGAAGCGCGTGCAGGCGGTGCTGGAGGTGTTTTGCACCGTGCACGAGGCGCTCTCGACCGCCGTGCAGCACGAGAACCTCGACCTGGTGGTGACGCCACGGTTCGTGCCTCGGGTCTGCCACTGGCTCAACCAGGTCGTCTGGCAGCCGGAGCTCCCCTCGGCCGAAGAACTGCACCGGGCGCTGGCCATGCCGCTGATCAAGCAGATCGAGATCGACCTGGGCCCGCAGATCGGCAAGCTGGCGGCCGACCGGCTCTCGCTCACCGCGGGCGCCCCCACGGTCAAAGACCAGGCAGACTCGCTGGGGGTCACCCGCGCGCGGGTCTACCAGTTGCTCGAGGACTGCGCCAAGGCGATGGACGTCCGCTGGCCCGAAGGGCGTTGGCTGCTGACCCCGCTTGCCAACAAGCTGGGCCGCTCGAGCCCCGAAT from Pirellulimonas nuda includes:
- a CDS encoding NAD(P)-binding domain-containing protein; amino-acid sequence: MNAASQQPGDAQQRPATGVCVVGAGSSGLAVVRWLAELGIPCRCFERQPALGGNWRYGSPASSVCRSTHLISSKRLTQYRDFPMPAEWPQYPSHALALEYLERYAHAFGLHQHIAYGTGIERVCRLPDGGWGVTPAGGQQQRFAALVIANGHNHAPRLPAWAGRFTGEGVHSGAYRTPDMLAGKRVLVVGGGNSGCDIAVESAQHASRTVLSLRRGYHLLPKFWRGVPIDVVGEAMLRWRMPLAVRRQLARLVAYLMMGDPRTLGIPKPDHKLFESHPVINSQLMYALAHGDIAVAPDVQQVDGQRITFADGRSETFDLVVYATGFEITAPFVDAQELNWRGGRPDLYLNVFHPLHDDLFVAGLIQPDSGQWGLVDRQAELIARYLHGLHAERPAATRFRDRKHARRDDLKSPVKYLDSPRHLLEVEHHSYARRLEREIQKLR
- a CDS encoding MBL fold metallo-hydrolase gives rise to the protein MQLYFLGSGGYQPSLRRHTACLMIPEMGLVLDAGTGAFRIADLVKTEELTVIVSHAHLDHVAGLTFLLGACGPDADDRVSIHAHPEVIAAVREHVFAEPIFPIVPAFRLLELDGPLKLPAGGTLTHIPLRHPGGSMGMRLEWPGHSMAYITDTTAHAGADYVEFIRGVDLLVHEAYFNEDGRAMAELTGHSCVEDVATVAAEAGVRRMVLVHVDPKANPDDPLDLRVARERFPSLSVGYDGMVVEF